A section of the Sebastes fasciatus isolate fSebFas1 chromosome 5, fSebFas1.pri, whole genome shotgun sequence genome encodes:
- the LOC141767675 gene encoding atrial natriuretic peptide receptor 2-like, whose protein sequence is MALRTAASLYLCFLLGVHCWHDLDNTEYDCWPINGPNDYNMISCGGLEMAWVQRPPEKVTNGEEFNVSYTVTASDSFYEYAVRNKIFQFSNASEAKRFCNEHECPANWNNANDMNCCVYHANIHSCPLGLMKQGGICGPWIPDDGKIVTHTVSKAGKMSQKLWTSKVVLIHVGVTSVIAHIKLGHMHAALESKVLVGSAQVCGDDVCELEETCLNCPADCGICPMSITIKVAIGLPVALFSSGFILTMVWLQYQKQRMLWDESWIINYKNIIFGRVCCMGLCSTSSLQRVKSTSTISRTTDVTVCTRFNTSFKQVFIQPGIYDGRTVAVKYIQNKHFTLTKTIRKEVKEVRQLDHPNLCKFIGGSIEVPYISIITEHCPKGSLSDVLLNDDIPINWGFRLSFATDIARGMLYLHQHRMFHGRLHSRNCVIDDRWVCKISDYGLTAYRREDFEAVSNGFNCGEVNRIYCAPEVLLGSSSNMTPAADVYSYSMILVEIATRSDLISDQAEGVRMDIAWRPSLPEVKAGKADTDCPSQADYCELIKKCWCHNVTLRPTFEQVKKMLDKMNPHKVSPVDMMMNLMEKYSKHLEAIVAERTQDLLQEKQKTDQLLYSMLPKPVADDLRQGRTSEAQSYSNATVYFSDIVGFTQLSGASTPHQVVDFLNQLYTTFDDIIDNYDVYKVETIGDAYMVVSGVPQENGINHAGEIASMALDLVSVCHTFKIPHKPNTQLKIRAGIHSGPVVAGVVGTKMPRYCLFGDTVNTSSRMESTSEALKIQVSGATADLLHTLRGYVLTCRGTLNVKGKGEMTTWWLEAKRDDYTDPLLRTCDSRGVPVPVSD, encoded by the exons atggctctccGGACAGCGGCATCCCTTTACCTGTGTTTCCTGCTG GGAGTACATTGCTGGCATGATCTGGACAACACGGAGTACGACTGTTGGCCGATCAACGGTCCGAATGATTACAACATGATTAGCTGTGGTG GTCTGGAAATGGCCTGGGTGCAGCGTCCTCCAGAGAAAGTAACCAATGGGGAAGAGTTCAACGTCTCGTACACGGTGACGGCCTCAGATTCTTTCTACGAGTACGCTGTCAGGAACAAGATATTCCAGTTCAG TAATGCGTCAGAGGCGAAGAGGTTCTGTAACGAACATGAGTGCCCGGCGAACTGGAACAACGCCAATGATATGAACTGCTGCGTGTATCACGCCAACATCCACTCCTGTCCTCTCGGTCTTATG AAACAAGGTGGAATCTGTGGCCCGTGGATTCCTGACGATGGTAAAATAGTGACTCACACCGTCTCCAAAGCAGGCAAGATGTCCCAGAAATTGTGGACGTCAAAG GTGGTGCTGATCCATGTGGGAGTCACCTCAGTCATCGCTCATATCAAATTGGGACACATGCACGCAGCGCTGGAGTCCAAAGTGCTTGTTGGTAGTGCTCAAG TGTGCGGGGATGACGTCTGCGAGCTGGAGGAGACCTGTCTCAACTGTCCTGCAGACTGCGGCATCTGCCCAATGTCCATCACTATTAAGGTGGCCATCGGGCTCCCAGTCGCTCTCTTCAGCAGCGGCTTCATCCTAACCATGGTG TGGCTCCAGTACCAGAAACAGAGGATGCTTTGGGATGAAAGCTGGATCATCAACTACAAGAACATAATATTTG GTAGAGTGTGCTGCATGGGCCTCTGCAGCACCAGCAGCCTGCAGCGCGTCAAGAGCACCTCCACCATCAGTCGAACTACTGATGTGACCGTGTGCACCAGATTCAACACCTCCTTCAAACAAGTCTTCATCCAGCCAGGCATCTA TGACGGGAGGACGGTGGCAGTGAAATACATCCAGAATAAACATTTCACCCTCACTAAGACCATCAGGAAGGAGGTGAAAGAAGTTag GCAACTGGATCACCCCAATCTATGCAAGTTCATTGGCGGGTCTATCGAGGTCCCGTATATCAGCATCATCACGGAGCACTGCCCCAAAGGAAGCCTCTCTGACGTCCTGCTGAATGACGACATCCCCATCAACTGGGGCTTCAG ACTTTCCTTCGCCACTGACATCGCCCGCGGGATGTTGTACCTCCACCAGCACAGGATGTTTCATGGGAGACTTCACTCCAGAAATTGTGTTATTGACGACCGTTGGGTGTGCAAAATCTCAG ATTACGGGCTCACAGCCTACAGAAGGGAAGACTTTGAGGCTGTTAGTAATGGCTTCAACTGTGGGGAGGTAAATCGTATATACTGTGCCCCAGAGGTCCTGCTGGGAAGCAGCTCCAACATGACGCCAGCAGCAGATGTTTACAG CTACTCCATGATTCTGGTTGAGATTGCGACTCGCTCCGACCTCATTTCA GACCAGGCGGAGGGAGTGAGGATGGATATCGCGTGGCGCCCCTCTCTGCCTGAGGTCAAAGCAGGGAAGGCCGATACCGACTGTCCAAGTCAAGCAGACTACTGTGAG CTGATTAAGAAGTGCTGGTGTCACAACGTCACCTTGAGGCCCACGTTTGAGCAGGTGAAGAAGATGCTCGACAAAATGAACCCACACAAAGTCAGCCCCGTGGACATGATGATGAACCTG ATGGAGAAGTACAGCAAACATCTGGAGGCCATCGTTGCTGAGAGGACGCAGGACCTTCTTCAAGAGAAACAGAAGACGGATCAGCTGTTATACA GTATGTTACCAAAACCTGTGGCTGATGACCTTCGTCAAGGTCGAACGTCAGAGGCTCAGAGCTACTCCAACGCCACCGTCTACTTCAG CGATATTGTCGGCTTTACTCAGCTGTCTGGTGCCAGCACTCCCCACCAGGTTGTGGACTTCCTCAACCAGCTCTACACCACCTTTGACGACATTATTGACAATTATGACGTCTACAAAGTGGAGACAATCGGCGATGCTT ACATGGTGGTCTCTGGGGTCCCTCAAGAAAATGGCATCAATCATGCCGGAGAGATAGCCAGCATGGCTCTTGATCTGGTTAGTGTCTGCCACACTTTCAAGATCCCTCACAAACCCAACACACAGCTGAAGATACGCGCCGGCATCCACTCAG GACCTGTTGTGGCCGGTGTGGTTGGCACCAAAATGCCTCGCTACTGCCTGTTTGGGGACACGGTCAACACGTCCTCACGCATGGAGTCAACAAGTGAAG CTCTGAAGATCCAGGTGAGTGGTGCCACCGCTGACCTGCTTCACACACTCAGAGGTTACGTCCTGACATGCAGAGGAACACTTAATGTGAAG GGAAAAGGAGAGATGACAACATGGTGGCTTGAAGCAAAGAGAGACGATTACACAGACCCACTGCTCAGAACATGTGACTCCAGAGGAGTCCCGGTGCCAGTTAGTGACTAA
- the lpar3 gene encoding lysophosphatidic acid receptor 3: MAQQNSCHYNESMEFFYHNIGAADKWDTTQLILVQVVGSLFCCFILVSNSMVIAAVITNKRFHYPFYYLLANLAASDFLAGIAYVYLMFNTGEVSRKLTVKGYFIRQGLLDISLSASLANLLVIALERYISVMNWKVHSNLTRRRVTLLIVLVWAISIFMGAVPSLGWNCICNLDKCSRLAPIFSQSYLIFWSVSNLVVFLVMVVIYLRIYTYVKRKTAMLTPHTGASISRKRTPIKLIKTVMVVLGAFVICWTPGLVVLFLDGINCDRCKVMKLKRWLLLLAVANSVMNPCIYSYKDEEMWTTFKNLMRCIGNGTRRQRSTKANARPLSSTHETGISQPPSEEMKNDDQGMIKT; encoded by the exons ATGGCCCAACAGAACAGCTGTCATTATAATGAGTCCATGGAATTCTTCTACCACAACATCGGCGCCGCCGACAAATGGGACACCACCCAGCTGATCCTGGTGCAGGTGGTGGGTTCTCTCTTCTGCTGTTTCATCCTGGTCTCCAACTCCATGGTCATAGCTGCTGTCATCACCAACAAGAGGTTTCACTACCCTTTCTACTATCTTCTCGCCAACCTCGCCGCCTCGGACTTCCTGGCAGGCATAGCGTACGTGTACCTGATGTTTAACACCGGCGAGGTTTCGCGGAAACTTACAGTTAAAGGATACTTCATCCGTCAGGGTCTTCTGGACATCAGTCTATCAGCCTCACTGGCTAACCTGCTGGTGATCGCTCTGGAGCGCTACATCTCCGTCATGAACTGGAAAGTCCACAGCAACCTGACCAGGAGGAGGGTGACGCTGCTGATCGTGCTGGTGTGggccatctccatcttcatGGGCGCCGTGCCGAGTCTGGGCTGGAACTGCATCTGCAACTTGGACAAATGCTCCCGGCTGGCTCCCATCTTCAGCCAGAGCTACCTGATCTTCTGGTCTGTGTCCAACCTGGTGGTGTTCCTGGTGATGGTGGTCATCTACCTGAGGATCTACACCTACGTCAAGAGGAAGACGGCGATGCTCACGCCGCACACCGGCGCCTCCATCAGCCGCAAGAGGACGCCCATCAAGCTCATCAAGACGGTCATGGTTGTGCTCG GGGCCTTTGTGATCTGCTGGACTCCCGGCCTGGTGGTTCTGTTTCTGGACGGCATCAACTGTGACAGGTGTAAAGTCATGAAATTAAAACGCTGGCTGTTGCTCCTGGCTGTGGCCAACTCCGTCATGAACCCCTGCATCTACTCCTACAAGGACGAGGAAATGTGGACGACCTTCAAGAACCTCATGCGCTGCATTGGTAACGGCACGCGGCGGCAGCGGTCGACGAAGGCCAACGCCAGGCCGCTCAGCTCCACTCATGAAACGGGCATCAGTCAGCCTCCCTCAGAGGAGatgaaaaatgacgatcagGGCATGATCAAGACCTGA